In a genomic window of Streptomyces pristinaespiralis:
- a CDS encoding IS200/IS605 family element transposase accessory protein TnpB, producing the protein MGGLREVAAPFVVTGPSGVAVRTRLKGLTAGDEEVLRLVGAHLGSLASRDLKARCVEGLEHDSESWAVRKRGLTGVSSSRWAGSVTKATHDQWALARRGQAAHIQGLEAGVKVIRHRLSLPVGVKGSKRAAGGYRSRREWHAKARRLRVLEDRLGRVRAERDAGRVRVVRGGRRLARTRHYLAEAGLTAAQWRQRWEAGRWFFQADGESGKRFGNETIRVTPEGDVSIKLPAPLAHLANAAHGRYALATKVSFAHRGSEWADRVAANRAVAYRIHHDTGRGRWYLTASWQIPAAQAVPLEAALAHGVIGVDTNADHLAAWRLDTHGNPIGNPRRFFYTLTGSAPHRDAQVRHALTRLLHWARSCGVKAIAVEDLDFQAEKTREKHGRRRRFRQLISGMPTGKLRARLTSMADQAGMTIIAVDPAYTSRWGAQHWQKPLTSPTRTTSRHDAASIAIGRRAQGHPIRRRTTPPPHDQSDRAGHRTVQAGPGTLGREETRPRIPGPRTRCVPPDAERTRATRASNTVRGARSDQEWVQDSLLLTE; encoded by the coding sequence GTGGGCGGTCTGCGGGAGGTGGCGGCGCCGTTCGTGGTCACCGGACCTTCGGGTGTGGCAGTGCGTACCCGGCTCAAGGGCCTGACGGCCGGGGACGAGGAGGTGCTGCGGCTGGTGGGTGCGCATCTCGGGTCGCTGGCCTCGCGTGATCTCAAGGCGCGGTGTGTGGAGGGTCTGGAGCACGACAGCGAGTCGTGGGCGGTCCGGAAGCGCGGCCTGACGGGGGTGTCGTCGTCGCGGTGGGCGGGGTCGGTCACGAAGGCCACGCACGATCAGTGGGCGCTCGCCCGGCGCGGCCAGGCCGCGCACATCCAGGGCCTCGAGGCCGGTGTCAAGGTGATCCGGCATCGGTTGTCGCTGCCGGTCGGGGTGAAGGGCTCGAAGCGTGCCGCGGGTGGTTACCGTTCGCGGCGGGAGTGGCATGCGAAGGCCCGGCGTCTGCGGGTGTTGGAGGACCGTCTTGGGCGGGTGCGGGCCGAGAGGGACGCGGGCCGGGTGCGTGTGGTGCGCGGCGGCCGACGGCTGGCCCGTACCCGGCATTACCTTGCCGAGGCGGGGCTGACCGCAGCCCAGTGGCGGCAGCGGTGGGAGGCCGGGCGCTGGTTCTTCCAGGCGGATGGTGAGTCGGGGAAGAGGTTCGGCAACGAGACGATCCGCGTCACCCCCGAAGGCGATGTCAGCATCAAGCTCCCGGCCCCGCTGGCCCATCTGGCGAACGCCGCGCACGGACGGTACGCACTCGCCACGAAGGTCTCCTTCGCGCACCGGGGCTCCGAGTGGGCGGACCGGGTGGCGGCGAACCGGGCGGTGGCCTACCGCATCCACCACGACACCGGACGCGGCCGCTGGTATCTCACCGCCTCCTGGCAGATCCCGGCCGCCCAGGCCGTTCCGCTCGAAGCCGCCCTCGCCCACGGCGTGATCGGGGTGGACACCAACGCCGACCACCTCGCCGCCTGGCGCCTGGACACCCACGGCAACCCCATCGGCAACCCGCGCCGGTTCTTCTACACCCTGACCGGCAGCGCCCCCCACCGCGACGCCCAGGTCCGGCACGCCCTCACCCGCCTCCTGCACTGGGCCCGGTCCTGTGGCGTTAAGGCGATCGCGGTCGAGGACCTCGACTTCCAGGCCGAGAAGACCAGGGAGAAGCACGGCCGCAGGCGAAGGTTCCGGCAGCTGATCTCCGGCATGCCCACGGGCAAACTTCGTGCCCGGCTCACCTCCATGGCCGACCAGGCGGGTATGACGATCATCGCCGTCGACCCCGCCTACACCAGCAGATGGGGCGCCCAGCACTGGCAGAAGCCCCTCACCAGCCCCACCCGCACCACCAGCCGTCACGATGCCGCGAGCATCGCGATCGGCAGACGCGCCCAAGGGCACCCGATCCGGCGACGGACGACACCGCCCCCGCACGACCAGAGCGATCGTGCGGGGCATCGGACCGTCCAGGCCGGCCCGGGCACCCTCGGGCGCGAGGAAACCCGCCCCCGCATCCCCGGACCACGCACACGATGCGTGCCCCCGGACGCGGAACGAACGCGGGCAACCAGGGCATCCAACACCGTTCGGGGTGCCCGCAGCGACCAGGAATGGGTCCAAGACTCACTCCTGCTCACTGAATAG
- a CDS encoding DsbA family protein encodes MSKRNTQANKAAARERLRQERERQAKKDKVRRQLVVIGSGIAVLAVAGGIGFGIMQANKPGHWESVAEESNVTAPKNTSGKNGTTVVIGKDSAKKTLELYEDSRCPVCATFEQAVGETVDKDVEAGKYKIKYVGATFIDDATNGEGSKNALSALGAALNVSPDAFLAYKTALYSAEFHPEENDDKFAKDSYLLDVADSVPALKSNAEFKKNVEDGTFDAWAMKMSETFDKSGVNGTPTLKMDGKKVTAEGSDNAPMTVQEFSTAIDKALAG; translated from the coding sequence ATGAGCAAGCGCAACACCCAGGCCAACAAGGCGGCGGCCCGCGAGCGACTGCGCCAGGAGCGCGAGCGCCAGGCCAAGAAGGACAAGGTCCGCCGGCAGCTCGTCGTCATAGGCTCGGGCATCGCGGTGCTCGCCGTCGCCGGCGGTATCGGCTTCGGCATCATGCAGGCCAACAAGCCCGGCCACTGGGAGTCGGTGGCCGAGGAGTCGAACGTCACCGCGCCGAAGAACACCTCCGGCAAGAACGGGACGACCGTCGTCATCGGCAAGGACAGCGCGAAGAAGACGCTGGAACTGTACGAGGACTCGCGCTGCCCGGTCTGCGCGACCTTCGAGCAGGCGGTCGGCGAGACGGTCGACAAGGACGTCGAGGCCGGCAAGTACAAGATCAAGTACGTCGGCGCCACCTTCATCGACGACGCGACCAACGGCGAGGGTTCCAAGAACGCGCTGAGCGCGCTGGGCGCCGCGCTGAACGTGAGCCCGGACGCCTTCCTCGCCTACAAGACGGCGCTGTACTCGGCCGAGTTCCACCCCGAGGAGAACGACGACAAGTTCGCGAAGGACTCCTACCTCCTCGACGTCGCCGACTCGGTGCCCGCGCTCAAGAGCAACGCGGAGTTCAAGAAGAACGTCGAGGACGGGACGTTCGACGCCTGGGCGATGAAGATGTCGGAGACGTTCGACAAGAGCGGCGTGAACGGCACCCCGACGCTGAAGATGGACGGCAAGAAGGTCACCGCCGAGGGCAGCGACAACGCGCCCATGACGGTGCAGGAGTTCAGCACGGCGATCGACAAGGCGCTGGCGGGCTGA
- a CDS encoding DUF2252 domain-containing protein has protein sequence MPVPQPTAEQRGEEILAVFDTAFGELLAADPAAFRVKFRKMAASAFAFYRGTACLFYNDMEREQHAGPYLDERTSRVWIHGDLHAENFGTYMDANGRLIFNVNDFDEAYVGPFTWDLKRLAASLALIGYTKALSDERITGLVRICAAAYRERIHALSTGAKDDDVPPFTLDTADGPLLGALRMARSLTRFSLLDSMTEIRDFERRFASGGGSIELDAATRYKVLAAFDGYLETLPESSLTRPDSYRVKDVVGRRGIGIGSAGLPSYNILLEGNSDALENDVVIYMKQAQTPAVSRHITDRQVREYFQHEGHRTVISQRALQDHADPWLGWTELDGSGQLVAEVSPYAVDLDWSDIDDLEEIAAVVADLGRATATMHAAADDESGHSLVPFSTERAIDAAIAADEEGFGDLLVDFAHRYGARARADHQIFVDLFRNGRIPGL, from the coding sequence ATGCCGGTCCCGCAGCCCACCGCCGAACAGCGCGGCGAGGAGATCCTCGCCGTCTTCGACACCGCATTCGGCGAGCTCCTGGCCGCCGACCCGGCCGCCTTCCGGGTCAAGTTCCGCAAGATGGCGGCCTCGGCCTTCGCGTTCTACCGGGGCACGGCCTGTCTTTTCTACAACGACATGGAGCGGGAACAGCACGCCGGTCCCTACCTGGACGAGCGGACGAGCCGGGTGTGGATCCACGGCGATCTCCACGCGGAGAACTTCGGCACGTACATGGACGCCAACGGCCGGCTGATCTTCAACGTCAACGACTTCGACGAGGCGTACGTCGGCCCCTTCACCTGGGACCTGAAGCGGCTGGCCGCCTCGCTGGCCCTGATCGGCTACACCAAGGCGCTGAGCGACGAGCGGATCACCGGGCTGGTGCGGATCTGCGCGGCGGCCTACCGCGAGCGGATCCACGCCCTGTCGACCGGCGCCAAGGACGACGACGTGCCGCCCTTCACCCTGGACACGGCGGACGGGCCGCTGCTGGGCGCCCTGCGGATGGCGCGCTCGCTGACCCGGTTCTCGCTGCTGGACTCGATGACGGAGATCCGTGACTTCGAGCGCCGGTTCGCGTCCGGCGGCGGCTCCATCGAGCTGGACGCGGCCACCCGGTACAAGGTCCTGGCCGCCTTCGACGGCTATCTGGAGACGCTGCCGGAGTCCAGCCTGACCCGTCCCGACTCCTACCGCGTCAAGGACGTCGTGGGGCGGCGCGGCATCGGTATCGGCTCGGCCGGCCTGCCCTCGTACAACATCCTGCTGGAGGGCAACAGCGACGCCCTGGAGAACGACGTCGTGATCTACATGAAGCAGGCCCAGACCCCGGCGGTCTCCCGGCACATCACCGACCGGCAGGTCCGCGAATACTTCCAGCACGAGGGACACCGCACGGTCATCTCGCAGCGTGCCCTCCAGGACCACGCCGACCCGTGGCTGGGATGGACGGAGCTGGACGGCTCCGGCCAGCTGGTCGCGGAGGTCTCGCCGTACGCGGTGGATCTCGACTGGTCCGACATCGACGACCTGGAGGAGATCGCGGCCGTCGTCGCGGACCTCGGCCGGGCGACGGCGACCATGCACGCCGCCGCCGACGACGAGAGCGGTCACTCACTGGTGCCGTTCTCCACCGAGCGGGCCATCGACGCGGCGATCGCCGCCGACGAGGAGGGCTTCGGCGATCTGCTCGTGGACTTCGCGCACCGCTACGGCGCGCGGGCGCGGGCCGACCACCAGATCTTCGTCGACCTCTTCCGCAACGGCCGGATCCCGGGCCTCTAG
- the dnaE gene encoding DNA polymerase III subunit alpha, which yields MTKPPFTHLHVHTQYSLLDGAARLKDMFEACNEMGMTHIAMSDHGNLHGAYDFFHTAKKAGVTPIIGIEAYVAPESRRNKRKIQWGQPHQKRDDVSGSGGYTHKTIWAANATGLHNLFRLSSDAYAEGWLQKWPRMDKETISQWSQGLIASTGCPSGELQTRLRLGQFDEALKSASEYQDIFGKDRYFLELMDHGIEIERRVRDGLLEIGKKLGIPPLVTNDSHYTYAHEAAAHDALLCIQTGKNLSDPDRFRFDGTGYYLKSTDEMYAIDSSDAWQEGCRNTLLVAQQVDTEGMFEAKNLMPKFDIPEGHTEVTWFKEEVMRGMERRFPGGIPEDRQKQVEYEMDVIIQMGFPGYFLVVADFIMWAKNQGIAVGPGRGSAAGSIVAYAMGITDLDPIPHGLIFERFLNPERVSMPDVDIDFDERRRVEVIRYVTEKYGADKVAMIGTYGKIKAKNAIKDSARVLGYPYAMGDRLTKAMPADVLGKGIDLNGITDPSHPRYSEAGEIRAMYENEPDVKKVIDTAKGVEGLVRQMGVHAAGVIMSSETITEHVPVWVRHTDGVTITQWDYPQCESLGLLKMDFLGLRNLTIMDDAIKMVKSNKGIDLEMLSLPLDDPKTFELLQRGDTLGVFQFDGGPMRSLLRLMKPDNFEDISAVSALYRPGPMGMNSHTNYALRKNKQQEITPIHPELEEPLREVLDVTYGLIVYQEQVQKAAQIIAGYSLGEADILRRVMGKKKPDELAKNFVLFQKGAREKGYSDEAIQALWDVLVPFAGYAFNKAHSAAYGLVSYWTAYLKANHPAEYMAALLTSVKDDKDKSAVYLNECRRMGIKVLPPNVNESMSNFAAQGDDVILFGLTAVRNVGQNVVESIIKTRKAKGKYSSFPDFLDKVEAVVCNKRTIESLIKAGAFDEMGHTRKGLVAHHEPMIDNVVAVKRKEAEGQFDLFGGMGEEASDEPGFGLDVEFSDVEWDKSYLLAQEREMLGLYVSDHPLFGIEHVLSDKTDAAISQLTGGEHADGAVVTIGGIISGLQRKMTKQGNAWAIATVEDLAGSIECMFFPATYQLVSTQLVEDTVVFVKGRLDKREDIPRLVAMELMVPDLSSAGTNAPVVVTIPTVKVTPPMVSRLGEILSHHKGNTEVRIKLQGPRKTTVLRLDRHRVQPDPALFGDLKVLLGPSCLAG from the coding sequence GTGACCAAGCCGCCCTTCACGCACCTTCACGTCCACACCCAGTACTCGCTGCTGGACGGTGCTGCGCGGCTCAAGGACATGTTCGAGGCGTGCAACGAGATGGGCATGACCCATATCGCCATGTCCGACCACGGCAACCTCCACGGGGCGTACGACTTCTTCCACACCGCGAAGAAGGCCGGGGTCACGCCGATCATCGGCATCGAGGCGTACGTCGCCCCCGAGTCCCGGCGGAACAAGCGCAAGATCCAGTGGGGCCAGCCGCACCAGAAGCGCGACGACGTCTCCGGTTCCGGTGGTTACACCCACAAGACCATCTGGGCGGCGAACGCCACCGGCCTGCACAACCTGTTCCGGCTCTCCTCCGACGCGTACGCGGAGGGCTGGCTGCAGAAGTGGCCGCGGATGGACAAGGAGACCATCTCGCAGTGGTCGCAGGGCCTGATCGCCTCCACCGGCTGCCCCTCCGGAGAGCTGCAGACCCGGCTGCGCCTCGGCCAGTTCGACGAGGCCCTGAAGTCCGCGTCCGAGTACCAGGACATCTTCGGCAAGGACCGGTACTTCCTGGAGCTGATGGACCACGGCATCGAGATCGAGCGGCGCGTCCGCGACGGACTGCTGGAGATCGGCAAGAAGCTCGGCATCCCGCCCCTGGTCACCAACGACTCCCACTACACGTACGCGCACGAGGCCGCCGCCCACGACGCGCTGCTGTGCATCCAGACCGGCAAGAACCTCTCCGACCCCGACCGCTTCCGGTTCGACGGCACCGGCTACTACCTGAAGTCGACCGACGAGATGTACGCGATCGACTCCTCCGACGCCTGGCAGGAGGGGTGCCGCAACACCCTGCTGGTCGCGCAGCAGGTCGACACCGAGGGCATGTTCGAGGCCAAGAACCTCATGCCCAAGTTCGACATCCCCGAGGGCCACACCGAAGTCACGTGGTTCAAGGAGGAGGTCATGCGCGGCATGGAGCGCCGCTTCCCCGGCGGCATCCCGGAGGACCGCCAGAAGCAGGTCGAGTACGAGATGGACGTCATCATCCAGATGGGGTTCCCGGGGTACTTCCTCGTCGTCGCCGACTTCATCATGTGGGCCAAGAACCAGGGCATCGCGGTGGGCCCCGGCCGTGGTTCCGCGGCCGGCTCGATCGTCGCGTACGCCATGGGCATCACCGACCTCGACCCGATCCCGCACGGCCTGATCTTCGAGCGCTTCCTCAACCCCGAGCGCGTCTCCATGCCCGACGTCGACATCGACTTCGACGAGCGCAGGCGCGTCGAGGTGATCAGGTACGTCACGGAGAAGTACGGCGCCGACAAGGTCGCCATGATCGGCACCTACGGCAAGATCAAGGCGAAGAACGCCATCAAGGACTCCGCCCGCGTGCTGGGCTACCCGTACGCGATGGGCGACCGGCTGACCAAGGCCATGCCCGCCGACGTCCTCGGCAAGGGCATCGACCTCAACGGCATCACGGACCCCTCGCACCCGCGGTACAGCGAGGCCGGCGAGATCCGCGCGATGTACGAGAACGAGCCGGACGTGAAGAAGGTCATCGACACCGCCAAGGGCGTCGAGGGCCTGGTCCGGCAGATGGGCGTGCACGCCGCCGGCGTGATCATGTCGAGCGAGACCATCACCGAACACGTCCCTGTGTGGGTCAGGCACACCGACGGCGTGACCATCACCCAGTGGGACTACCCGCAGTGCGAGTCGCTCGGCCTGCTGAAGATGGACTTCCTGGGCCTGCGCAACCTCACGATCATGGACGACGCCATCAAGATGGTGAAGTCCAACAAGGGCATCGACCTGGAGATGCTCTCCCTGCCGCTCGACGACCCCAAGACCTTCGAGCTGCTGCAGCGCGGTGACACCCTCGGCGTCTTCCAGTTCGACGGCGGGCCCATGCGGTCCCTGCTGCGGCTGATGAAGCCCGACAACTTCGAAGACATCTCCGCCGTGTCCGCGCTCTACCGCCCGGGCCCGATGGGCATGAACTCGCACACGAACTACGCCCTGCGCAAGAACAAGCAGCAGGAGATCACACCGATCCACCCGGAGCTGGAGGAACCGCTCCGGGAGGTCCTGGACGTCACCTACGGCCTGATCGTCTACCAGGAGCAGGTGCAGAAGGCCGCCCAGATCATCGCCGGGTACTCGCTCGGCGAGGCGGACATCCTCCGCCGCGTGATGGGCAAGAAGAAGCCCGACGAGCTGGCGAAGAACTTCGTCCTCTTCCAGAAGGGCGCCCGCGAGAAGGGCTACAGCGACGAGGCCATCCAGGCACTGTGGGACGTGCTGGTCCCCTTCGCCGGATACGCCTTCAACAAGGCGCACTCCGCCGCGTACGGCCTGGTCTCCTACTGGACGGCGTACCTCAAGGCCAACCACCCCGCCGAATACATGGCGGCGCTGCTCACCTCGGTCAAGGACGACAAGGACAAGTCGGCCGTCTATCTGAACGAGTGCCGCCGCATGGGCATCAAGGTGCTGCCGCCCAACGTCAACGAGTCCATGTCGAACTTCGCCGCGCAGGGCGACGACGTGATCCTCTTCGGCCTCACCGCCGTGCGCAACGTCGGCCAGAACGTCGTCGAGTCGATCATCAAGACCCGTAAGGCCAAGGGGAAGTACAGCTCCTTCCCGGACTTCCTCGACAAGGTCGAGGCCGTCGTCTGCAACAAGCGCACCATCGAGTCCCTGATCAAGGCCGGCGCCTTCGACGAGATGGGCCACACCCGCAAGGGCCTGGTCGCCCACCACGAGCCGATGATCGACAACGTGGTCGCGGTCAAGCGCAAGGAGGCCGAGGGGCAGTTCGACCTCTTCGGCGGCATGGGCGAGGAAGCGAGCGACGAGCCGGGCTTCGGGCTCGACGTCGAGTTCTCCGACGTCGAATGGGACAAGTCGTACCTGCTCGCGCAGGAACGGGAGATGCTCGGCCTCTACGTCTCCGACCACCCGCTCTTCGGCATCGAGCACGTCCTGTCCGACAAGACGGACGCCGCCATCTCCCAGCTCACCGGCGGGGAGCACGCGGACGGCGCGGTCGTCACCATCGGCGGCATCATCTCCGGCCTCCAGCGCAAGATGACCAAGCAGGGCAACGCGTGGGCGATCGCCACTGTGGAGGACCTGGCCGGGTCCATCGAGTGCATGTTCTTCCCCGCGACCTACCAGCTCGTCTCCACCCAGCTCGTCGAGGACACCGTCGTGTTCGTCAAGGGCCGCCTCGACAAGCGCGAGGACATCCCGCGACTGGTCGCCATGGAGCTGATGGTCCCCGACCTGTCCTCGGCCGGCACCAACGCGCCGGTGGTGGTGACGATTCCGACGGTCAAGGTCACACCGCCCATGGTCAGCCGCCTCGGTGAGATCCTCAGCCACCACAAGGGCAACACCGAGGTCCGGATCAAGCTCCAGGGCCCCCGCAAGACCACGGTCCTGCGGCTCGACCGGCACCGCGTCCAGCCCGACCCGGCCCTCTTCGGCGACCTCAAGGTGCTGCTCGGCCCGTCCTGTCTGGCCGGCTGA
- a CDS encoding NYN domain-containing protein produces the protein MERVDRCVVLVDAGYLLGAAASLLAGEPARSRITVDHASLIQGLRELAEADTQRPLLRIYWFDGAPDRVPQPEHRRLRVMPRVTVRLGALTRSDGRWAQKGVDAAMHAELTELARNRACSDVVLVTGDGDLLPGLMSAKEHGVAVHLWAVQAADGDYNQSEDLVAEADERRVLDRAWITRAVRAKELTGICAPPPVPRPEIAAILSAPLPESALAAAAERAEDAVRNGTRTAPAEDGTQPAPAPAGPKGGVPTPKDLAGLRAPGQPSSHPAPHPPNATLRWSSDKGWIERPGGGTLGEPPETASLPTLAQLTSAEQRWADREEDITTVGGDPFEVGQVFARRWMERLPENGHVQKLSTLYPRIPHRIDGELLRYAARFGLLAHKDDQIDEHDRYAIRAGFWREIDVRTAADHGPAGEQPGPEGIRGGRTP, from the coding sequence GTGGAACGCGTGGACCGCTGCGTCGTCCTGGTGGACGCCGGCTATCTGCTGGGCGCCGCTGCCAGCCTTCTCGCCGGAGAGCCCGCACGATCGCGGATCACCGTCGACCACGCGTCCCTCATCCAGGGCCTGCGCGAACTCGCGGAAGCCGACACCCAACGGCCCCTGCTGCGGATCTACTGGTTCGACGGCGCCCCCGACCGCGTGCCGCAGCCCGAGCACCGGCGGCTGCGGGTGATGCCCCGGGTGACGGTCCGGCTGGGCGCCCTGACCCGCAGCGACGGGCGCTGGGCGCAGAAGGGTGTCGACGCGGCGATGCACGCGGAACTCACCGAACTGGCCAGGAACCGCGCCTGCTCCGACGTGGTCCTGGTGACCGGCGACGGGGACCTGCTGCCCGGCCTGATGTCCGCGAAGGAACACGGCGTCGCCGTCCACCTCTGGGCCGTGCAGGCAGCGGACGGCGACTACAACCAGTCGGAGGACCTCGTCGCGGAGGCCGACGAGCGCCGGGTCCTCGACCGGGCCTGGATCACCCGGGCCGTACGGGCCAAGGAGCTCACCGGTATCTGCGCGCCGCCGCCCGTTCCCCGGCCCGAGATCGCGGCCATCCTCTCCGCGCCGCTGCCCGAGTCGGCGCTCGCCGCCGCCGCGGAGCGCGCCGAGGACGCCGTACGCAACGGCACCAGGACCGCACCCGCGGAGGACGGTACGCAGCCCGCCCCCGCCCCGGCCGGGCCCAAGGGCGGCGTGCCCACCCCCAAGGACCTCGCCGGGCTGCGCGCCCCCGGCCAGCCCTCCTCCCATCCGGCGCCCCACCCGCCGAACGCCACCCTGCGCTGGTCCTCCGACAAGGGCTGGATCGAACGGCCCGGCGGCGGAACGCTGGGCGAGCCCCCGGAGACCGCCTCGCTGCCCACCCTCGCCCAGCTCACCAGCGCCGAACAGCGCTGGGCCGACCGCGAGGAGGACATCACCACCGTCGGCGGAGATCCCTTCGAGGTCGGCCAGGTCTTCGCGCGGCGCTGGATGGAGCGGCTGCCGGAGAACGGCCACGTGCAGAAGCTGTCCACGCTCTACCCCCGCATCCCGCACCGCATCGACGGTGAACTGCTGCGCTACGCAGCACGTTTCGGACTTCTCGCGCACAAGGACGACCAGATCGACGAGCACGACCGCTACGCGATCCGGGCCGGCTTCTGGCGGGAGATCGACGTACGGACGGCCGCCGATCACGGTCCGGCGGGTGAGCAGCCGGGGCCCGAGGGCATCCGGGGCGGACGGACCCCGTAG
- a CDS encoding ABC transporter ATP-binding protein — MRDLVKTYPAARGRRGTPGTPEVRASDGVSLEVRRGEIFGLLGPNGAGKSTLVRQLTGLMRPDSGSVHVLGHDLVRHPERAARLIGYLGQESTALDELTVALAAETTGRLRGLAAREARAERDAVLEELGLTGLADRPLKKLSGGQRRLACFAATLVGERPVLVLDEPTTGMDPVARRAVWAAVDRRRADHGATVLLVTHNVIEAETVLDRVAVLDRGRVIACDSPSGLKEHVAGEVRVELVWRERAPLDVPEVAALRGSAQESGRRWVLRLAPEEARAAVAAVTGGAAFAALDDFTLATPSLEDVYLALGGNATKGLVKA, encoded by the coding sequence GTGCGGGATCTGGTCAAGACGTACCCCGCCGCGCGCGGCAGACGGGGCACGCCCGGGACACCCGAGGTGCGTGCCAGCGACGGCGTCAGCCTCGAGGTGCGGCGCGGCGAGATCTTCGGGCTGCTCGGACCCAACGGTGCGGGCAAGTCGACCCTGGTGCGACAGCTCACCGGCCTGATGCGTCCCGACTCCGGCTCGGTCCACGTCCTCGGCCACGATCTCGTACGCCACCCGGAGCGCGCCGCCCGGCTCATCGGCTACCTCGGCCAGGAGTCCACCGCGCTCGACGAACTGACCGTCGCGCTCGCCGCTGAGACCACCGGGCGGCTGCGCGGACTGGCCGCACGCGAGGCGCGCGCGGAGCGGGACGCCGTGCTCGAGGAACTGGGCCTCACCGGCCTCGCCGACCGCCCGCTGAAGAAACTGTCCGGCGGACAGCGCAGACTCGCCTGCTTCGCGGCGACCCTGGTGGGCGAGCGGCCGGTCCTGGTGCTGGACGAACCCACCACCGGGATGGATCCCGTCGCACGGCGCGCCGTATGGGCGGCCGTCGACCGGCGCCGCGCGGACCACGGCGCGACGGTCCTCCTGGTCACCCACAACGTCATCGAGGCGGAGACCGTGCTCGACCGGGTCGCCGTCCTCGACCGCGGCCGGGTCATCGCCTGCGACAGCCCGTCCGGGCTGAAGGAACACGTCGCCGGCGAGGTACGGGTCGAGCTGGTGTGGCGCGAACGCGCACCGCTCGATGTGCCCGAGGTCGCCGCGCTGCGCGGCTCCGCCCAGGAATCGGGCCGGCGCTGGGTCCTGCGGCTCGCCCCCGAGGAGGCGCGGGCGGCGGTCGCCGCGGTGACCGGCGGCGCGGCCTTCGCGGCGCTCGACGACTTCACCCTGGCCACCCCGAGCCTGGAGGACGTGTACTTGGCACTCGGGGGGAACGCGACGAAGGGGCTGGTCAAGGCGTGA
- a CDS encoding ABC transporter permease: MSVRRTPPAEETTAAPLAPKARLLPALAAVYRAQLSRARVARIPLLFVATFQSVGIMVLMRGVVDGGAEARAVVAGASVLVVAFVALNLLAQYFGQLRAGGGLDHYATLPVPPAAVVLGAAGAYASFTVPGTVVTAVAGSVLFGLPLTHLWVLAAVIPLSGAALAGLGAALGLLAPRQEMATLLGQLGMSAALLLGVLPADRLPEPVSYARDLLPSTYGVEAMARTFDAHPDWPAVGLDLAVCAAVGVVSLAVATWAYRRAAVR, encoded by the coding sequence GTGTCCGTGCGCCGGACGCCGCCGGCGGAGGAGACGACCGCCGCGCCGCTCGCGCCGAAGGCGCGGCTGCTGCCGGCGCTGGCGGCCGTGTACCGGGCGCAGCTGTCCCGGGCGCGGGTCGCCCGCATCCCGCTGCTGTTCGTGGCGACGTTCCAGTCCGTCGGGATCATGGTCCTGATGCGGGGCGTCGTCGACGGCGGCGCGGAGGCGCGTGCCGTCGTCGCGGGCGCGAGCGTGCTGGTCGTCGCGTTCGTGGCGCTCAATCTGCTCGCCCAGTACTTCGGCCAGCTGCGTGCCGGCGGCGGCCTCGACCACTACGCGACCCTGCCGGTGCCGCCCGCGGCCGTGGTGCTCGGCGCGGCGGGCGCGTACGCCTCCTTCACCGTGCCGGGGACGGTGGTGACGGCCGTCGCGGGAAGTGTGCTGTTCGGGCTGCCGCTGACGCACCTGTGGGTGCTCGCGGCGGTCATCCCGCTGTCGGGCGCGGCACTCGCCGGACTGGGCGCGGCCCTCGGCCTGCTGGCACCCCGCCAGGAAATGGCCACCCTGCTCGGTCAGCTGGGCATGTCGGCGGCGCTGCTGCTCGGCGTGCTGCCGGCCGACCGGCTGCCGGAACCGGTCTCCTACGCGCGTGATCTGCTGCCGTCCACCTACGGGGTCGAGGCGATGGCCCGGACCTTCGACGCCCACCCGGACTGGCCCGCCGTCGGCCTCGACCTCGCGGTCTGCGCGGCCGTCGGCGTCGTCTCACTGGCGGTCGCGACGTGGGCCTACCGGCGGGCAGCGGTCCGGTGA
- the ybaK gene encoding Cys-tRNA(Pro) deacylase: MAKNATKKTKKQQSGGTPATVALTSAGTPFTLHAYDHDPASPSYGEEAAEALGVSPERVFKTLVADVDGALTVAVVPVAGQLDLKALASAVGGKRATMADPAAAERTTGYVRGGISPLGQRKRLPTVLDSSAAAHETICVSAGRRGLEVELSPTDLATLTSATLAPIGRA; this comes from the coding sequence TTGGCGAAGAACGCGACGAAGAAGACGAAGAAGCAGCAGTCGGGCGGTACGCCGGCGACGGTGGCCCTCACATCGGCGGGCACCCCGTTCACCCTGCACGCCTATGACCACGACCCGGCATCGCCCTCGTACGGCGAGGAGGCCGCGGAGGCTCTGGGCGTCTCTCCCGAGCGGGTGTTCAAGACCCTGGTCGCGGACGTCGACGGCGCGCTGACGGTGGCGGTCGTCCCGGTCGCGGGCCAGCTCGACCTGAAGGCGCTGGCATCGGCCGTCGGCGGCAAGCGGGCGACGATGGCGGACCCGGCGGCGGCGGAACGCACGACGGGTTACGTCCGGGGCGGCATCTCTCCCCTGGGGCAGCGCAAGCGGCTGCCGACGGTGCTGGACTCGTCGGCGGCGGCGCACGAGACGATCTGCGTGTCGGCGGGGCGCCGCGGGCTGGAGGTCGAACTGTCCCCGACGGATCTGGCCACCCTGACCTCGGCGACCCTGGCCCCGATCGGCCGCGCGTAG